The genome window CGACCTCGCGCGGGCCGAAGTCGGCGACGGGCAGGTGGCTCGCCTCGAAGTCGCGTCCACCGGCACCCGGCCAGACCGCAACCTCCAGTGCCTCGTAGCCGGCGCGCGACGCCCAGGCGGCGATCTGGGGCAGGGTCCACTCGGGGAGGCAGGCGGTGAGCATCCCGAGCCGCACGGATCCACCCCTTCCTCCACTGCCGCCCCGCAGCCATGCGTGGCGACGTGACGGGAATCGAGACCGGTTCTCCCCGACCCGAAAGTAGATGTGTTGCTCCGCACCGACAAGGGCCGGGCGGCGGAACGGCCGTGGTGCGGCACCAGCCTGAAGCCGCGGGGTGTCGCCGCCACGGCCGCCCTGTGTCCCAAGTGGACGGTTCGGTGAGGCGTCACCCGCCGGTGCCCGCACCGCTCAGCCCGCCGGGGCCGCACCCCGCAGGCTCTCCACGACCTCCGCCAGAGCGTCGACCGCCCCGGCGCGGACCGAGTAGCAGATGTTGGTACCCCGGCGCGAGGCCGTGACCAGCCCGGCGTCGCGGAGCACCTTGAGGTGCTGCGAGACCGTCGGCTGGCTCACCCCGAAGACCTCGGTGAAGTCGCAGGCGCAGGTCTCCGGCTCGACGGCCAGCCGCCGCACGATGGACAGACGGGTCGGATGCGCGATGGCGCGCAGCATTGCGACCGCGTCCACCTCCGTCGACGTCGCCGCTGGCATACCGGCATCACTCCTCGTCACAGCTCCAGTCGACCAGCCTACAGCGCGACCGCCTGGCGGCACTGCGCTCCGGCCGTCGCGGATCTCACCCCACCTCGGCGCCGGCACGACCGGAGCGGCCGTGCAGCGCCGACCGCCGGTAGCCGTAAGCCAGGTAGACCACCATCCCCACGACCAGCCACGACACGAAGCGCGCCCACGTCACCCACGTCAGCTCGCTGACCAGCCAGAGCGAGAACAGCACGCCGACGGCGGGCACGAACGGCACCCACGGGCAGCGGAAGCCGCGCGGCAGATCGGGCCGCGTGCGTCGCAGCACCACGACCGCGACCGAGACGACCACGAACGCCGCCAGGATGCCGACGTTGGTCCGCTCGGCGGCCTCCCTGATCGGCAGCAGCCCCGCGATCAGCGCGGAGACCACCCCGACCACCCACGTCACCCGGTGCGGCACCTTGCGGACCGGGTGGGTCCGGGCGAACCACGCGGGCAGCAGCCCGTCCCGGCTCATCGCGAACCACACCCTGGTCACCGCGAGCATGTTGGCGAACATCGACGTCGTGATGCCGAGGACGGCTCCCGCGGCCACCACGATCGCCAGCGACGGCAGGCCGACCGCCGCCAGCGCGCTGGAGAACGGGCTGCGCGGGTCGATGTCCCGGTAGTCCTGCATGCCGAGCAGCACCACGCACACCAGCACGTAGACGACCGTGGCGATGCCGAGCGAGAGCACGGGCAAGACAGATAGACCCGCAGGTCGCGGCGCAACACCAAGTTGCGACCAGCGCTACAGCAACGTTGTTGAAGGTTCAAGCGATCACAAGTCGTCAGGGCTGGAGCTGGCGCACAACAGAAAAGGTAAGAACGATCATGGCTAAGTACTACCTCGACCCGCAGACCGGTCAGCGCGTGGAGATCAAGAAGACCCACAAGTTCCGCAACTTCGTGGTGTTCCCGCTGCTGGGTCTTGTGGCGATCATCGTCATCGCTTCGGCCGCGAGTGGCGGCGGGAGTGCTCCTACCGCCCCCTCTGCCCCTGGCGCGGTAGTTCCGGCCGACAACGGCTCCGCGAACACCAGTACCGTTGTGTTCGAGGTTGAGGGTGGTAGCGCCGCGTCAGTGACCTACATGGACACTCGCGGGCAGATGAGCCAGGAAACGGGCGCTGCTCTCCCCTGGCGCAGGGAGCTGACCGTTGAGAAGTCGTTCTTCATGCCCCTGTCGCTCACCGCGACCAACGGCATGAACGGCGGAAGCGGCAAGATCACGTGCCGGATCATCAAGGACGGCAAGGTTGTTGCCGAGAACAGCGGTTCGGGCCAGTTCGCCACCGTGTCGTGCAACGGCAGCTGACCCAAGCTGAACGACGAAGCCCCGGATCGTCATGTGATCCGGGGCTTCGTGCTTCTGCGCGGCCCGTCTCATGGGCGGCGCGGGTTCTGGGCAGCACGGGTCGTCCGGAGGGCCTGCGCCCACCGGTGGGAAGCAACGGGAAACCAGGCTTCCCCTGGCGTCATCCGGACCGGCGCGCCGGAGTCTGGCCGGTCAGAGCGTGAAGCCGCGCGGGAACGGGTCGGCGGGGTCGAGGAGGTACTGGCCCATGCCGGTGATCCACGCGCGTCCGGTGATCGTGGGCACCACCGCCGGGATGCCGCCGACCTCGGTCTCGGCGACCAGCCGCCCGGTGAAGCGGGTGCCGAGCAGCGACTCGTTGACGAAGTCCTGCCCCAGCGCGAGTTCGCCGCGCGCGTGCAACTGCGCCATGCGCGCCGACGTGCCGGTACCGCACGGCGAGCGGTCGAACCACCCGGGGTGGATCGCCATCGCGTTGCGGGAGTGGCTGCCGTCCCGGCCGGGCGCGACGAACTGCACGTGCTTGCAGCCGCCGATGCCGGGGTCGCCCGGGTGAACCGGGCGGTCCCGCGCGTTGATGGCGTCCATGATGGACAGTCCGGCCGAAAGGATCTCGTCCTTCCGCGACTTGTCGAACTCGACGCCGATCGCGCTGACCGGCAGGATCGCGTAGAAGTTGCCGCCGTAGGCCATGTCGTAGCGGATCCGGCCGATGCCCTCGACCTCGACCTCGGCGTCCAGGCGCACCGGGAAAGCGGGCACGTTCTGGATGGTGACCGACTCGGCGCGGCCGTCGCGCACCGCCACCTCGGCGACCACCAGCCCGGCGGGGGTGTCCAGCCGCACCCGCGTCACCGGCTCGCTGACCGCGACCATGCCGGTCTCCACCAGCACGGTGGCCACGCCGATCGTGCCGTGCCCGCACATCGGCAGGCAGCCCGAGACCTCGATGTAGAGCACTCCCCAGTCGGCGTCGGGCCTGGTCGGCGGTTGCAGGATCGCCCCGCTCATCGCGGCGTGCCCGCGCGGCTCGTTCACCAGCAGCTCGCGCACGTGGTCGAGCTCGGCCACGAAGTGCTCCCGGCGCTCGGCCATGCCGCGGCCCGGGATCGTGCCGACACCACCGGTGATGACCCGCGTCGGCATGCCCTCGGTGTGCGAGTCGACCGCCGAGAAGTACCTCGCCGCCCGCATCTCAGGCCACCACCGGTCGCGCCGCGAGGTGGTCGACGGCCCTGCGCATGTCGGCCTCCAGCGCGGCCAGCTTCTCCGGGGGCAGGGGTCCGCGCGGCGGACGGCAGGGGCCGCCGAACCTGCCCACCATCTCCATGCCGTGCTTGATGGCCTGCACGAACTCGGTGCGCGAGTCCCACCGGAACGCCGCGACCAGCGGCTCGTACAGCGCCCGGGCCTGCTCCAGCTCCCCCGCCCTGGCCAGCTCGAAGAGCCGGACCGACTCGGCCGGGAACACGTTGGGGAAGCCGGCGAACCAGCCGGTGGCCCCCATCAGCAGCGACTCCAGCACCACGTCGTCGGCCCCCGCGACGACCTCCAGCTCAGGGGCCAGCTCCCGGATCCGCAGCACCCGCCGCACGTCACCGGAGAACTCCTTGACCGCCACCACGCCGTCGATCCGGGCGATCTCGGCCACCACCTCCGGCGTGAGGTCCACCTTGGTGTCGATCGGGTTGTTGTAGACCATCACCGGCAGCCCGGCCGCGGCCACCTGCTCGAAGTGGCCGATCACCTCGGCGGTGTTCGCGCGGTACATCGTCGGCGGCAGGCAGAGCACGCCGTCCGCTCCGTCCTCGGCGGCCCGCTCCGCCCACTGCCTCGCCTGGTGGGAGCCGACGCCGTGCACGCCGACCACGACCACACCGTCCGAGCCGACCGCGTCGACGGCGGTGCGGGCGACCGCGCGGCGCTCGTCGTCGGTGAGCGACGAGTACTCGCCGAGCGAGCCGTTGGGCCCGACACCGCGGCAGCCGTTGTCGACCAGCCAGCGGCAGTGTTCGGCGTAGCGGTCGAGGTCGACCCGGAGCCCGGCGGGTGCGGCGGGGTCGGCGGCGTAGGGCAGCGCGGTGGCGACGACGACTCCGCCGAGCTTCTCGTGCGTCATTCGGTTTCCTCCTGCGGTGCTGGGGCTTCGGACAACTCGGCCAGGCGCACCGGGACGGCCACGGGGCGCCGGGCGAACGCGGTGGGATCGATCCCGGCAACCAGGTCTGCGATGTTGGGGCCGCAGATCCGGCCCTGGCAGGGGCCGAGCCCGGCCCGGCTGACGAGCTTGAGCGACCGCGCGCCGGACGCCTCGCGCCTGCCGACCGCCTCGCGCAGCTCCCGATGGTCCACCTCCTCGCAGCGGCAGACCAGCGTGTCGTCGGTGAGGCGTCCCCGCCACCCGGGCCGGAGGGGATGCGCGCGTGCCAGCGCGGCCGCGAACCGGCGCCCGTGCCGCACGGCGCGCAGCGCACGGTGCGGCATGGGCGGCCGGACTCCGAGCCGCATCGCCGCGGCGGTGCCCGCCACCTCGCCTTCGGCGGCGGAGAGCTGCGCGCCGCCGATGCCGGTGATCTCCCCCGCCGCGAACACCCCGGGCACCGACGTCGCCTGCGCCGCGTCCACCAGCACGAACCCGTCGCGCAGCTTGCAGCGGGCGGCGACGGCGAGTTCGAGCTGGGGCGAGAAGCCGAACCCGGCGCACACCGCATCCGCCCGGACCCGTTGCTCCGTGCCCGCCAGCACGTTCCAGTCGGGATCGAGCCGCGCCGTCGTCACCTCCTCGACCCGGTCCGCGCCGTGTGCCGCGATCACCGTGGTGCGCGTCCTGTACGGGACACCGTTGGCGGCGAGCACCCGGGCGTACCGGGCCAGCTCGGCGAGCTTGCCCCGACCGGTGAGCGTCCCCCGCGGGTCGCGCAGCCACCGCGAGAACGGCCGTCCCGCCTCGAGCACGCCGAGGACTCCCGCGCCGGCATCGAGCAGGGACTCCGCCACTGGCAGCAGGAACGGGCCGGTTCCGGCCACCAGTACCCGCTCGCCGACCGCGACCCCCTGCCCCTTCGCCAGCGCCTGCGCCGCTCCGGCGGTGTAGACGCCGGGCAGCGTCCAGCCGGGGAACGGCAGCGCGCGGTCGTACGCGCCCGTCGCGAGCACCAGGGCCGGGGTGTCGACGCAGCGGCCTCGGCGGCCCGGACCGTCGGCCCTGCCGGTTCGGACGTGCACCCGGTGTCCGCCGTCGATCGGCTCGACCGCCCAGACGGAACTGTCCGGCCAGTGCTCGACACCGTCCGGGAGCCCGAATTCTCCTTCTGCGGAAAGGGAGTTCTGCCGGTGGTACTGCCCGCCGGGCCGGGCGGCGGCGTCCACGAGCACAACCCGCACGCCCGCTCGCGCGGCAGCACGAGCGGCGGCCATACCCGCGGGGCCTGCACCCACGACGACGACCGTCACGACGGCAGCTCCGCTCCGCGCTGCGTGCGCACCTCGTCGCCGTCCTCCAGAACCCGTTGGCACGCCCGGACATCGGCGATCCCGTTGACCACGACGAGGCAGTCGAAGCAGACCCCGATCCCGCAGAACACCCCGCGCGGCCGCCCACCTCGGCGAGTGCTGCGCCAGGACACCTGTCCCCGCGAGAGCAGCAGTCCCGCCACCGTCTGCCCCGGCCGCGCCTGCACCCGCGCGCCGTCCACCAACACGTTCACACCGGCACCCCCCGCACGACGGCCGGCCGGTCCACCCGGAACGGCTCGGGATCGACCACCGGATCCGCTCCGGTGAACAGCTCGGCCAGCAGCCGGCCGGTGGCCGCCGCCAGCCCGATGCCCGCGCCCTCGTGCCCGGTCGCATGCCACAGGCCCGCGACCCTGGGGTCCGCGCCGATGACGGGCAGGTGGTCCGGTGCGTACGGGCGGAAACCGCCGTAGGCGCGCATCACCGGCACGTCGGCGAGGCCCGGGAACAATCCGACCGCCTTGCGCGCGAGTTCGCGCAGCACGTCGGGGCGGATGGTCTCGTCGAAGCCGGCCCGCTGGCGGCTCGACCCGATCAGCACCGTCCCTGCCCTGGTCGATTCGACCACCGTGGAGGTTTGCAGATCCGCGTCGCCGCTGGAGACCGCACCGACGTAGTCGGCGTCGTAGACCTTGTGCCGCACCGTGCCCTCCGGCAGCGGCCCAGTGACCAGGACCAGGCCGCGGCGCGGGAGCACCGCGACCGGTGCGCCCGCGGCGGACGCGAACTCGCCCGCCCACGGCCCGCACGCGTTGACCACGGCGCCGCAGGGCACGGCGCCGCGGTCCGTGCGCACCTCGGCGACCGACCCGTCGGCCCGGCGGCGAACGCCGAGCGCGGCCACACCGGGACGCACCTCGCCGCCCCTGGCGCGCACCGCCGCCAGCAACGTGGTCGCGGCGAGCACGGGCTGCAACTGAGCGTCGTCCGGGTAGTGCACGGCGGCGGTGACGCGGGGCGTCAGGTACGGCTCCAGTTCGGTCGCCTGCGCGGCGGTGATGACCTCGGCGCGGACCTCCACCGCGCGCTGCGCGCGGGCGAACTCGACCAGCGGCCCGGCGCTCTCGCCGGTGGTCGCCACGACGATGCCGCCCTTGGGTTCCCATTCGACGTCGCCCAGCGCCTCGCCGAGTTCGGCGCGCAGTTCACCGAGCAGCTCCGGCCAGATCCTCCGGGACGCCTTGGCCAGTTCGAGTTCCGGTCCCGGGGCCTTGTCCGAGACGAGCACGTTGCCCTCGCCTGCCGCGGTCGTACCGCCGGCCGGGGCGCCGCGGTCGAGCACGGTCACCCGCAGACCCCGCGCGCTCAGCGCCTCCGCACACGCGGCACCGATGACTCCGGCGCCGACGACCACGACATCGCAATGCTGCAAACCGGACTCCCGACGTTCATTTCAATGAACGATCGGAGACTAAGTCCGGGTGTGATCCAGGTCAACCCCGGACCCGGGACGAGCCCGGTGGACGTCTTCTGATCCTTGCCCCGGTTTGCTCACTCGGCTTGCTCACTCGGGTTGCGACGTCGCGCACGAACCGCCGAGCGCGGGCGGTCCGGCGTCGGCCGGGTACTCCAGCAGCAGCACCGAGACCACCGGCCCTCCCACCGTCTCGTAGATGTGCGGCTGCTGGGCGGGGAAGCAGACGTAGTCGCCCGCCTCCAGCTCGAACGGCGCCTCCGGTGGCCCCACCCTGAGCACGCCGGAGGTGACGACCACGTGCTCGCGGCCGGGATGGCCTTGCGAGCGCTGCACCTCGCCGGGACGGACCCGCTGGTCGTACAGCTCGACGACGGTCTCGGTGAGGTCCATCCGCCGCAGCATGCGCAGGTCCACCGCGTTGCTGCTGAGCACCTCCAGCCCGCGGGAGCGGACCAGCACGACCTCGGGGTCGAGGCGTTCGGTCAGCAACGACGACACCGGCACCGAGAGAGCGTTCGACAAACTGAACACAGTCTCGATCGTCGGGTTGCCCGCCCCGGACTCCAGCTGCGACAGCGTTCCCTTCGCGATGCCGGACCGGCGCGCCACTTCCGACAACGACAGACCGGCCCGCTCCCGCAGCGCGCGCAAGTTCGCCGCGAGCACCTGCCCCGCGCTTTCCCGGCCCACCGGGCCTCCTTCCCGCAGTCGCGCCGGCCCGACCGGCGCGACTGCCAAGACTACGTCCGGCCTCGAACACCGCAGGTTCGCCGCTGGTGGTCTTCGCCTGACCGGAGAGCCCGGCCCTCCCCGAGCCGGAGGGGCCACGGCCTTTTCAGCACTGCAAGCTCTTGTGCACCTTGCGAAGCAGCGCGGAAGAATCAAGTTCCTGACCAACCTGGAACAGGTAGCCGGCCGGCGACTCCCTGACCGCATCGCGCCGCTGTGCCCGCGCCTGCAAGGGCACGGCGCTGATGGTGGCCGCGATCCCCGCGGCCCCGCTCAGCAGCGGGCTGATCCCGATGAACTGGGACGCGGTGGCGAGCAACGAGGGCAGCGCGAACGACTTGATGTTCACGAACGCCTTGGCCGCCTCGAGGTTCACGCTGCGCAACCGCTCGCGCAGGCCCGCGAGTTCACGCCCGACCGTACGCTGGACCTCGTCGCGAACGTACTCCTGGAAAACGTTGAACTCCTCGATGTCCTCGACTCCGGCGAGCCCTTCGACCTGTGCGGTCACGTATTCGCGGAACGTGTCGAATTCCGGACCGAACCCGTCCGAGCCTCGATGATCTTGTCGATCGGCACTTGCCCGAGCCCGGCGGGCACGACGGTCTCGACCGACATCAGCGCGAAGGCCTGGAGGACGTCCTTGCGGTGGGAATCGACCTGACCTGTGATCTCGCCGCCGAGGAGCACGCCGGCGATCCTGTCGACCGTCCACCCCGAGGTGGCCGAATGCGGGATGACCTGGTCGGTGACGGGGTGCAGCCGGTTCCTCGCCGCGTTCGTGGAGCTCCGGCGCCACGTCGACGAACCAGCCGAGATCGTCGCGCAGTCGCCGGGCGGTGTAGGAATCCATCGTCGGGTATCCCGGCGGACGGAGCCTGCCCATCTTCGGCGTACCCGCCGCGGGGCGCGCACCGCCCGAGGACGATCATGCGTGCGATGGCCGACCGTGCGACTCTGGCCGAGCGCATGAGCCGACGGGGGTAGCCATGGGGCTGGTGAGTGAGCAGCCACTGTTCGAGGCGTTCGGTCAGCGCGCGCTGCTGTTGACCACTTACGGCGGCGCCGACTTCGGCGAGTGCCTGACCACCGGTGCCCGGGTCGGCGCCGGGTCGGGCGATGACTGGCACCGCGAGTGGGTGGCCACCGCGGACCGGGTCGCGGCGTGGGGCGAGGAGTCCGAGCGCGGCAAGCACGCGGTGAGCGCGCGGTCCGCCTTCTTCCGCGCGGCGACCTACTACCGGGTCGCGAACATGCCGCTCTTCGGCGCACCGGTCGACCCGCGGCTGCGCGAGACCTTCGACAAGGAGACCGAGGTCTTCCTCAGGGCCGCCAGGCAGCCCGTCTGGCCCGACATCGAGCCCGTGGAGATCCCGTTCGGTTCGACGACGCTGCCGGGCTACCTGGTCACGGTCGACGACTCGGGTGCACCGCGCCCGACCATCGTGCACACCAACGGATACGACTCGACGATCCAGGAGATGTACTTCGCGCACGCACCCGAAGCGCTGGCGCGGGGTTACAACGTGCTGCTCTACGACGGCCCGGGGCAGGGCAGGCCCCTGATCCACCAGGGCCTGCACATGCGGCCGGACTGGGAGGCCGTCGGCCGGGCCGTGGTCGACTACGCCCTGACCCGTCGCGAGATCGAACCCAGCGCGATCGTGCTGTCGGGATGGAGCTTCGGCGGCTACCTGGCCCCGAGGGCCGCCGCCTTCGACGACCGCCTGGCGGCCCTGGTGGCCGACCCCGGGATGTGGGACCAGCGGGAAGGGATCGTCCGGATGCTGCCCGTCGACGACGAGGCCAAGCAGCGCTTCCCCGACGTGGACCCGCACGTGCTAGATCCCATGGTGGAGTGGTTGGAAAGCCCCGAGGCACCGGCGGAGATGCGCTGGAAGCTGCTCCAGCGGGGACTGTGGGTCCACGGAGTGCCGACCCTCTTCGAGTACATGCGCGCGATGATGGACTTCCAGCTCTCGCCGGTGGCCGCGCGGATCCGGTGTCCGACGCTGGTGACCCAGTCCGAGAACGACCCGCTCGCCGGCGCGGCGGGCATGCTCCACGACAGTGTCGGCGCCACGCGCAAGGCGCTCGTGCGGTTCACCGCGGCGGAAGGCGCGGGCGGCCACTGCGAGGCCACCGCACGCCGCCTCTACCACCAGCGCGTCTTCGACTGGCTCGACGAAGTGCTCAGCGGCTGATCGGCTCCCGGCCGCCGCCGGATCCAGTAGGCGAGTACGGCGGCGGCGAGCAGCGGGCTTCACACCGGGTACGGGAACAACAGCACCGTCAGCGCTTCCCCGCGCCGGACGGCGTTGACGACGATCCCCGGGGCCGACATGCAGCACGCGAGGGCGACCAGACCGCCGGGTACGACTGCCAGCGGGAGGGCAACCGGACGTTCGTGCAGCCACGGCACCCAGCGCGGGAAGACCTCGCCCCACCGGCTGATCAGCCCCAGGACCGGCACGCACGCCAGCAACGCCGCGATGCCGATCAGCGCGCCCTGCATGCGGGTCGTGAACCCGTCGTGGACGCCAGGCATCCCGACCGGCCAAGGGCGTGAGCCAGGTGAGGCGGACCAACGCGTACGGCAGCGGGCACAGCGCGGCGCCGACGGTGACCGGACGTCCCCATCTCTCCGCCGACTCCGGTCGCGTCCAGCGCGCGGTGCGGCCCGGCCGCCCCGTCGAATGCCAGAGGCGGAAGGCGAACACCGCCCAGAACACGGTCATCCCCAGGTTCGCCACCGTCCACAGCAACCGCGTTCCGAAAGGCCGCCCGCCGATCCAAGTCATGCGTATGGGGATAATGTCGGGTTCGCCGTGGTCCGCGCGGGCACCGTGGGCTCCAGCGGCGACCGCAGCGAGCTGCGCATCGACGCGCTGACCCGGCCGGCCGCCGAGGCGCTGCGCGCGGAGCTGCTCAGCCGCGCCGGGGCCGACGTGGCGGGCGATCCGCTGCTGGCCTCGCTCGACCCGCGCTGGACGCGCTCCGCGCCGTTGACGTTCTGGGTGTTCGGCGGTGTCTTCGTCGTCCTCGGCAGCACCTACCGGCTCTTCGACGCGCTCGGCGTCGAGCTCTGGCGGGTCGGTTTCGTCCAGCGAGCGTTCGCCGAGTTCGGCGCGAGCGCGCTGTGGCTGACCATTCCCCTGCTCGTGCTGGGCATCGCGGCCATCGGCAGCGTGGGCGCGGTCGCGCTCTACGTGGAGAACTGGTGGCGCTTCCGCCTGGAGTGGACCGGCCCGGCGACGCTGCGGGTGCGCCGCGGCCTGCTGACCACGCGGTCGGTGTCGATGGACCGCGGGCAGGTTCGCGGTGTGCAGCTTTGCGAGCCCTTGCTGCTGCGCGCGGGCGGTGGCCGCTGCGCCGCCACCCCCGCGTCGCGTTGTGCCTGGCGGGTGGTGCGCGGGATGACGTTCGTCGTGCTACCGGTGTCGGTGGCGCTCGCGGTGCTGGGACCTGCTGTTCTCGGTGGCCCTGCTGCACTGCGCGTGGATCTTCCTCGTCCTCGCGACTCCGGTCACCTGGTGGCTGGCCGCCGACGCGTACCGGAACCTGGGGCACGGCCTCGACGGAGAGCACGTGGTCGCGCGGTCGGGTACCTTCCACCGGACCTCGGTGGCGTTGCAGCGGCGCGGCATCGTGGCGTGGACGTTCAGCTCGTCGCCGTTCTCCCGCCGGGCCGGGGTGCAGACCCTGACCGCCGCGGTCGCCGCCGGCGAGCAGGGATACCGGATTCCCGACATCGCGGTGCAGGACGCGGC of Saccharopolyspora erythraea contains these proteins:
- a CDS encoding alpha/beta hydrolase family protein is translated as MSEQPLFEAFGQRALLLTTYGGADFGECLTTGARVGAGSGDDWHREWVATADRVAAWGEESERGKHAVSARSAFFRAATYYRVANMPLFGAPVDPRLRETFDKETEVFLRAARQPVWPDIEPVEIPFGSTTLPGYLVTVDDSGAPRPTIVHTNGYDSTIQEMYFAHAPEALARGYNVLLYDGPGQGRPLIHQGLHMRPDWEAVGRAVVDYALTRREIEPSAIVLSGWSFGGYLAPRAAAFDDRLAALVADPGMWDQREGIVRMLPVDDEAKQRFPDVDPHVLDPMVEWLESPEAPAEMRWKLLQRGLWVHGVPTLFEYMRAMMDFQLSPVAARIRCPTLVTQSENDPLAGAAGMLHDSVGATRKALVRFTAAEGAGGHCEATARRLYHQRVFDWLDEVLSG
- a CDS encoding ArsR/SmtB family transcription factor — protein: MPAATSTEVDAVAMLRAIAHPTRLSIVRRLAVEPETCACDFTEVFGVSQPTVSQHLKVLRDAGLVTASRRGTNICYSVRAGAVDALAEVVESLRGAAPAG
- a CDS encoding proline racemase family protein, yielding MRAARYFSAVDSHTEGMPTRVITGGVGTIPGRGMAERREHFVAELDHVRELLVNEPRGHAAMSGAILQPPTRPDADWGVLYIEVSGCLPMCGHGTIGVATVLVETGMVAVSEPVTRVRLDTPAGLVVAEVAVRDGRAESVTIQNVPAFPVRLDAEVEVEGIGRIRYDMAYGGNFYAILPVSAIGVEFDKSRKDEILSAGLSIMDAINARDRPVHPGDPGIGGCKHVQFVAPGRDGSHSRNAMAIHPGWFDRSPCGTGTSARMAQLHARGELALGQDFVNESLLGTRFTGRLVAETEVGGIPAVVPTITGRAWITGMGQYLLDPADPFPRGFTL
- a CDS encoding dihydrodipicolinate synthase family protein, whose product is MTHEKLGGVVVATALPYAADPAAPAGLRVDLDRYAEHCRWLVDNGCRGVGPNGSLGEYSSLTDDERRAVARTAVDAVGSDGVVVVGVHGVGSHQARQWAERAAEDGADGVLCLPPTMYRANTAEVIGHFEQVAAAGLPVMVYNNPIDTKVDLTPEVVAEIARIDGVVAVKEFSGDVRRVLRIRELAPELEVVAGADDVVLESLLMGATGWFAGFPNVFPAESVRLFELARAGELEQARALYEPLVAAFRWDSRTEFVQAIKHGMEMVGRFGGPCRPPRGPLPPEKLAALEADMRRAVDHLAARPVVA
- a CDS encoding DUF6236 family protein, producing MAAHSPAPWLPPSAHALGQSRTVGHRTHDRPRAVRAPRRVRRRWAGSVRRDTRRWIPTPPGDCATISAGSSTWRRSSTNAARNRLHPVTDQVIPHSATSGWTVDRIAGVLLGGEITGQVDSHRKDVLQAFALMSVETVVPAGLGQVPIDKIIEARTGSVRNSTRSANT
- a CDS encoding PH domain-containing protein, coding for MALLHCAWIFLVLATPVTWWLAADAYRNLGHGLDGEHVVARSGTFHRTSVALQRRGIVAWTFSSSPFSRRAGVQTLTAAVAAGEQGYRIPDIAVQDAARFADIAAPGIIGEFLVPDQSTSQRA
- a CDS encoding NAD(P)/FAD-dependent oxidoreductase → MQHCDVVVVGAGVIGAACAEALSARGLRVTVLDRGAPAGGTTAAGEGNVLVSDKAPGPELELAKASRRIWPELLGELRAELGEALGDVEWEPKGGIVVATTGESAGPLVEFARAQRAVEVRAEVITAAQATELEPYLTPRVTAAVHYPDDAQLQPVLAATTLLAAVRARGGEVRPGVAALGVRRRADGSVAEVRTDRGAVPCGAVVNACGPWAGEFASAAGAPVAVLPRRGLVLVTGPLPEGTVRHKVYDADYVGAVSSGDADLQTSTVVESTRAGTVLIGSSRQRAGFDETIRPDVLRELARKAVGLFPGLADVPVMRAYGGFRPYAPDHLPVIGADPRVAGLWHATGHEGAGIGLAAATGRLLAELFTGADPVVDPEPFRVDRPAVVRGVPV
- a CDS encoding NAD(P)/FAD-dependent oxidoreductase, producing the protein MTVVVVGAGPAGMAAARAAARAGVRVVLVDAAARPGGQYHRQNSLSAEGEFGLPDGVEHWPDSSVWAVEPIDGGHRVHVRTGRADGPGRRGRCVDTPALVLATGAYDRALPFPGWTLPGVYTAGAAQALAKGQGVAVGERVLVAGTGPFLLPVAESLLDAGAGVLGVLEAGRPFSRWLRDPRGTLTGRGKLAELARYARVLAANGVPYRTRTTVIAAHGADRVEEVTTARLDPDWNVLAGTEQRVRADAVCAGFGFSPQLELAVAARCKLRDGFVLVDAAQATSVPGVFAAGEITGIGGAQLSAAEGEVAGTAAAMRLGVRPPMPHRALRAVRHGRRFAAALARAHPLRPGWRGRLTDDTLVCRCEEVDHRELREAVGRREASGARSLKLVSRAGLGPCQGRICGPNIADLVAGIDPTAFARRPVAVPVRLAELSEAPAPQEETE
- a CDS encoding (2Fe-2S)-binding protein — translated: MNVLVDGARVQARPGQTVAGLLLSRGQVSWRSTRRGGRPRGVFCGIGVCFDCLVVVNGIADVRACQRVLEDGDEVRTQRGAELPS
- a CDS encoding helix-turn-helix domain-containing protein; protein product: MGRESAGQVLAANLRALRERAGLSLSEVARRSGIAKGTLSQLESGAGNPTIETVFSLSNALSVPVSSLLTERLDPEVVLVRSRGLEVLSSNAVDLRMLRRMDLTETVVELYDQRVRPGEVQRSQGHPGREHVVVTSGVLRVGPPEAPFELEAGDYVCFPAQQPHIYETVGGPVVSVLLLEYPADAGPPALGGSCATSQPE
- a CDS encoding MmpS family transport accessory protein, with the translated sequence MAKYYLDPQTGQRVEIKKTHKFRNFVVFPLLGLVAIIVIASAASGGGSAPTAPSAPGAVVPADNGSANTSTVVFEVEGGSAASVTYMDTRGQMSQETGAALPWRRELTVEKSFFMPLSLTATNGMNGGSGKITCRIIKDGKVVAENSGSGQFATVSCNGS